In the Chrysiogenia bacterium genome, CCGTCCATTGGATTCGTTCTCATCGAGGGTTCGGGACGTCATCCACGAACCGATCGCGATAAAGAGAACAAAGAGGAAGGTGATACTTCCGATTTTGTGTTCCACACCCAGTTTCATTTTCCTACTCTCCTGTAAAAACTTTCATGGCCGCCGGTATCCCCGGCCGCTCATTTGGATTCCGCTATCTAAAAAGCCCGGAAATCGGAATCGGAGTACTCGCCCGCCTTGCCGTTCGATCCCTTCGCCGGTGCGGGCACATAGGCACTGGCAGAGCCGTTGCCGCTGCTTGCCCGCGCCTGACGTTTCCTGCGTCCGTCGAGCGAGAAGTAGGCCATGAGCTGCTGGAGGCCTTCAGCCTGCGAGGAAAGTTCTTCAGCCGTGCTGGCCAGTTCCTCGGCCGAGGAGGCATTGGACTGCGTGATCTGCTCCATCTGGGACATGGCCGTCGTTACCTGGGCGACGCCGCTGGCCTGTTCCTGGGAGGCGGCATTTACTTCACGCACCAGATCGGCCGTCTTCTGGATCGAGGGCACAAGCGAGCGAAGCAGCTCGCCCGAGCGCTCGGCCACTGCCACGCTGGAGCCCGCAAGCTTGCTGATCTCGGCGGCGGCCGTCTGGGCGCGCCCTGCAAGTTGGCGGACTTCCGTGGCCACGACGGCAAAGCCCTTGCCGTGCTCACCGGCACGCGCGGCCTCGATAGCCGCGTTGAGCGCAAGCAGGTTGGTCTGGTACGCAATTTCCTCGATGATGGTCACGCGCTCGGCAATGTCGCTCATGGCCATGACGGTCTGGGCGACGGCCGAGCCGCTCTCTTCGGCTTCACGCGCGCCCTTGCTGGCCATTTCTTCCATCAGGCGGCTGTTCTCGGCGTTCTGGTCGATCGACGTGCTCATCTCCTGCAGACTGGTGCCGGTTTCTTCGGCGGCGGCGGCCTGCTCGCTGGTTCCCTGCGTCAGGCTCTGCGCCGAGGAGGACACCTGCCCCGAGGCGCTGGTAAGCGACTCGGCACCCGCAGTCACCTCGCTCACCACATCGGCGAGCTTGTCCACCATCTCGGAAAGGGCAATACCCAGCGCGTCCTTGTCCGAGCGAGCGTTCACACGCACGGTCAGATCGCCGGCAGCCACGCGAACGGCGGCGTCAACGATGATCTTGTTGGAGCGAACCATGGCATCCATGGCGTTGATGAGCGTGCCGACTTCGTCCTGGCTACGCTTCGAAGGAAGCCGCACGTCCGGATCGCCCTCGGCGAGCTGATTGGCAGCGTTCACCGCGTCCCCGAGCGGCCCGGTGATGCCGCGAATGATCAGTATGGAGACCAGAAAAGCCACCAGAATTCCAACACCCGCGCCAACCATCACCTCGTTACGAACTCGTTCATACTCGGCATTGGCAGTGTCATACTCGGATTTTGCCCCGCCGAGCTCGGAATCGGTTAGCTCATTGAGCACTGCCGAGATTGGATCGATCATCGGGTAGAGATCTTCTGCCGCAAGCCGGGCCAGTCCTTCGCGATCCTTGGCTTCCATGAGAGTTCTCATCCTGCGAATCATCACATCGGCGCGGCGCATCTGTGTCTCGGCCCGCTCGGACATCT is a window encoding:
- a CDS encoding HAMP domain-containing protein encodes the protein MIDPISAVLNELTDSELGGAKSEYDTANAEYERVRNEVMVGAGVGILVAFLVSILIIRGITGPLGDAVNAANQLAEGDPDVRLPSKRSQDEVGTLINAMDAMVRSNKIIVDAAVRVAAGDLTVRVNARSDKDALGIALSEMVDKLADVVSEVTAGAESLTSASGQVSSSAQSLTQGTSEQAAAAEETGTSLQEMSTSIDQNAENSRLMEEMASKGAREAEESGSAVAQTVMAMSDIAERVTIIEEIAYQTNLLALNAAIEAARAGEHGKGFAVVATEVRQLAGRAQTAAAEISKLAGSSVAVAERSGELLRSLVPSIQKTADLVREVNAASQEQASGVAQVTTAMSQMEQITQSNASSAEELASTAEELSSQAEGLQQLMAYFSLDGRRKRQARASSGNGSASAYVPAPAKGSNGKAGEYSDSDFRAF